In Populus alba chromosome 9, ASM523922v2, whole genome shotgun sequence, a genomic segment contains:
- the LOC118035122 gene encoding xanthine dehydrogenase 1 isoform X1 translates to MGSLKNKEEMEPIGGESSKDAILYVNGVRRVLSDGLAHLTLLEYLRDIGLTGTKLGCGEGGCGACTVMVSHYNKVSKKCVHYAVNACLAPLYSVEGMHIITVEGVGNRKIGLHPIQESLARSHGSQCGFCTPGFIMSMYALLRSSEVPPTEEQIEECLAGNLCRCTGYRPIIDAFQVFAKTDDAFYTNTSSSSLQSGEFLCPSTGKPCSCKSKGLNGAGTCKQSTAGNKYEPVSYSEVDGSTYTDKELIFPPELLLRKLTPLNLNGFGGLKWFRPLKIQHLLELKAKYPDAKLVMGNTEVGIEMRLKRIQYKVLISVAHVPELNILNVKDDGLEIGAAVRLTELLQMFRKVVNERAAHETSSCKAFIEQIKWFAGTQIKNVACIGGNICTASPISDLNPLWMAAGAKFQIIDCKGNIRTIMAENFFLGYRKVDLASGEILVSIFLPWTRPLEYVKEFKQAHRRDDDIAIVNAGMRVFLEEKGEDLVVSDALIVYGGVAPLSLSAVKTKEFIIGKNWDQELLQGALKFLEIDIFLKEDAPGGMVEFRKSLTLSFFFKFFLWVSQQISVKKSTGIPLSYLSAAQPFQRPSIMGSQDYEIRKHGTSVGSPEIHLSSRLQVTGEAEYTDDAPMPSHGLHAALVLSRKPHAKILSIDDSEAKSLPGIAGIFLAKDVPGDNQIGAVIHDEELFATQYVTCVGQVIGVVVADTHENAKLAAAKVVVEYEELPAILSIQEAVDAKSFHPNSERCLKKGDVDICFQSGQCDKIIHGEVHVGGQEHFYLETQSSLVWTMDCGNEVHMISSTQAPQKHQKYVAQVLGLPMSKVVCKTKRIGGGFGGKETRSAFIAAAASVPSYLLNRPVKLTLDRDVDMMITGQRHAFLGKYKVGFTKEGRLLALDLEIYNNAGNSLDLSLSVLERAMFHSDNVYEIPNIRILGRVCFTNFPSHTAFRGFGGPQGMLITENWIQKIAVELNKSPEEIREINFQGEGSILHYSQQLQHCTLGPLWNELKLSSDLLRAREDVKQFNLQNRWKKRGVAMVPTKFGISFTTKFMNQAGALVHVYTDGTVLVTHGGVEMGQGLHTKVAQVAASAFNIPLSSVFISETSTDKVPNTSPTAASASSDVYGAAVLDACEQIKARMEPVALKHNFSSFAELAGACYMQRIDLSAHGFYITPDIGFDWTTGKGNPFNYHTYGAAFAEVEIDTLTGDFHTRTANIILDLGYSINPAIDVGQIEGAFVQGLGWVAIEELKWGDAEHKWIPPGCLYTSGPGSYKIPSMNDVPFKFSVSLLKGHPNVKAIHSSKAVGEPPFFLASAVFFAIKDAIIAARAEVGHHEWFPLDNPATPERIRMACLDEFSTRFIGSDFRPKLSV, encoded by the exons atgggttctttgaaaaacaaagaagaaatggAACCGATTGGAGGGGAATCATCAAAGGATGCGATTTTGTATGTTAATGGAGTTAGACGAGTGTTGTCTGATGGATTGGCCCACTTGACTCTTCTTGAATATCTTAGAG ACATTGGCTTGACGGGGACAAAGCTAGGGTGCGGTGAAGGTGGTTGTGGGGCCTGCACTGTCATGGTTTCTCATTATAATAAAGTGTCGAAGAAATGTGT GCATTATGCAGTCAATGCGTGCTTGGCTCCTTTGTATTCTGTAGAAGGGATGCATATAATAACTGTGGAGGGAGTTGGGAACAGAAAAATTGGCTTGCACCCAATTCAA GAATCTTTAGCTCGCTCTCATGGCTCACAATGTGGATTTTGTACTCCTggatttattatgtcaatgtatGCACTGCTGAGGTCAAGTGAAGTACCACCAACTGAAGAGCAAATTGAAGAATGCCTTGCTGGAAATTTGTGTCGTTGCACTGGTTACAGACCAATTATTGATGCATTTCAAGTTTTTGCCAAAACTGATGATGCATTTTACACCAATACATCTTCATCAAGTCTTCAGAGTGGTGAATTTTTGTGCCCGTCAACTGGTAAACCCTGTTCGTGTAAATCAAAAGGTTTAAATGGTGCAGGAACCTGCAAACAAAGTACTGCCGGAAATAAGTATGAGCCTGTCTCTTATAGTGAGGTAGATGGGAGCACATATACAGACAAAGAGCTTATTTTTCCTCCCGAGTTGTTGCTGAGGAAATTAACTCCCTTAAATTTGAATGGATTTGGTGGGCTTAAGTGGTTTCGGCCATTAAAAATTCAGCATTTGCTGGAGTTAAAAGCAAAATACCCAGATGCAAAGCTGGTGATGGGTAATACTGAGGTTGGAATAGAGATGAGGTTGAAGAGAATCCAGTATAAGGTTTTGATATCTGTTGCTCACGTACCAGAACTCAACATCTTGAATGTCAAGGATGATGGTTTAGAGATAGGCGCTGCAGTAAGACTCACAGAACTCCTGCAAATGTTTAGAAAGGTCGTAAATGAGCGTGCTGCCCATGAGACATCATCATGTAAGGCCTTTATTGAACAAATAAAATGGTTTGCCGGGACACAGATAAAAAATGTTGCATGCATTGGAGGGAACATTTGTACAGCCAGTCCAATATCAGATTTGAACCCTCTCTGGATGGCTGCAGGAGCAAAATTTCAAATCATTGATTGCAAAGGAAACATTAGAACAATCATGGCTGAGAATTTCTTTCTGGGTTATCGAAAGGTGGATCTTGCAAGTGGTGAAATTTTAGTGTCAATATTCTTACCATGGACTAGGCCTCTTGAGTATGTAAAAGAATTTAAGCAGGCTCACCGAAGGGATGATGATATTGCAATTGTGAATGCTGGAATGCGTGTCTTTCTTGAAGAAAAAGGTGAAGATTTAGTTGTTTCAGATGCATTGATTGTTTATGGTGGGGTAGCTCCCTTATCTTTGTCTGCAGTAAAAACCAAAGAATTCATCATTGGGAAGAATTGGGATCAGGAGCTCTTGCAGGGTGCTTTGAAATTCTTAGAAATAGACATTTTTCTCAAGGAAGATGCTCCTGGTGGAATGGTGGAATTCAGAAAATCTTTAACTCTTAGcttcttcttcaaatttttCCTGTGGGTTTCACAACAAATTAGCGTGAAAAAATCCACTGGTATACCATTATCTTATCTGTCGGCTGCACAACCATTCCAGCGGCCATCAATCATGGGAAGTCAGgattatgaaattagaaaacatgGTACATCTGTGGGCTCTCCTGAGATTCATCTCTCGTCAAGACTTCAG GTCACAGGAGAGGCAGAATATACTGATGACGCACCAATGCCTTCCCATGGTCTGCATGCTGCTTTAGTATTAAGCAGAAAACCTCATGCAAAGATTCTTTCTATAGACGATTCAGAAGCCAAGTCTTTACCTGGCATTGCAGGAATATTTTTAGCCAAAGATGTGCCTGGTGATAATCAAATTGGAGCAGTGATTCATGATGAGGAGCTATTTGCTACACAGTATGTGACTTGTGTAGGACag GTTATAGGAGTAGTTGTTGCTGATACACATGAAAATGCAAAACTAGCTGCAGCAAAAGTTGTTGTTGAATATGAAGAACTCCCAGCAATATTGTCAATACAGGAAGCAGTTGATGCTAAAAGTTTTCATCCCAACTCAGAGAGGTGTTTGAAAAAGGGTGATGTGgatatttgttttcaatcagGTCAATGTGACAAGATCATCCATGGGGAAGTTCATGTGGGCGGGCAGGAACATTTTTACTTGGAAACACAGAGCAGTTTGGTTTGGACTATGGATTGTGGCAATGAAGTTCATATGATTTCCTCTACCCAA GCCCCTCAGAAGCACCAGAAGTATGTGGCTCAGGTCCTTGGTCTTCCAATGTCAAAAGTAGTTTGTAAAACCAAACGAATTGGTGGTGGATTTGGTGGAAAGGAGACTAGATCAGCTttcattgctgctgctgcttctgtcCCATCATATCTATTGAATCGGCCAGTGAAACTCACATTAGACAGAGATGTAGACATGATGATAACTGGACAGCGCCACGCTTTTCTTGGAAAGTACAAG GTTGGCTTTACAAAGGAAGGAAGATTGCTTGCTCTGGATCTTGAAATCTACAATAATGCTGGAAATTCATTAGACCTGTCTCTTTCTGTCCTTGAACGTGCAATGTTCCATTCTGACAATGTGTATGAGATACCAAATATCAGGATACTAGGAAGGGTTTGCTTCACTAATTTTCCCAGTCACACTGCTTTCCGAGGATTTGGAGGTCCTCAAGGTATGCTTATAACTGAGAATTGGATTCAAAAGATTGCCGTGGAGCTTAACAAAAGCCCAGAAGAGATAAGA GAAATTAACTTTCAAGGTGAAGGATCAATATTACATTACAGCCAACAACTTCAACACTGTACACTCGGTCCGCTCTGGAATGAATTGAAGTTATCTTCTGACCTTTTGAGGGCTCGTGAAGATGTTAAGCAATTTAATCTTCAGAATCGGTGGAAAAAACGTGGTGTTGCGATGGTTCCTACAAAATTCGGCATTTCGTTTACAACAAAGTTCATGAACCAG GCAGGTGCTCTTGTCCATGTCTACACAGATGGAACTGTTTTAGTTACACATGGAGGTGTTGAGATGGGCCAAGGTTTACATACAAAAGTTGCTCAAGTTGCTGCTTCTGCTTTCAATATTCCTTTAAGTTCTGTGTTTATATCAGAGACAAGTACTGACAAG GTGCCTAATACATCACCAACAGCAGCTTCTGCAAGCTCTGATGTGTATGGAGCAGCAGTTTTGGATGCATGCGAGCAAATAAAGGCACGAATGGAGCCTGTTgctttaaaacataatttcagCTCGTTTGCTGAG CTGGCTGGAGCCTGCTACATGCAGCGAATAGACCTTTCAGCTCATGGATTCTACATTACACCTGACATTGGCTTTGACTGGACAACTGGTAAAGGAAACCCATTTAATTACCACACCTACGGGGCTGCATTTGCTGAGGTTGAAATTGACACGTTGACGGGAGATTTCCACACAAGGACAGCAAACATTATACTGGATCTTGGTTACTCTATCAATCCAGCCATCGATGTTGGACAG ATTGAAGGAGCATTTGTACAAGGTTTGGGATGGGTGGCCATAGAAGAACTTAAGTGGGGAGATGCAGAACATAAGTGGATCCCTCCTGGCTGTTTGTATACAAGTGGGCCTGGAAGTTACAAGATTCCTTCCATGAATGATGTCCCGTTCAAATTCAGCGTTTCACTTCTCAAG GGACATCCAAATGTAAAGGCTATCCACTCATCTAAAGCTGTTGGTGAGCCTCCATTTTTCCTGGCTTCAGCTGTCTTTTTTGCCATCAAAGATGCTATTATAGCTGCAAGAGCAGAGGTTGGGCATCATGAGTGGTTTCCTCTCGATAATCCAGCAACACCTGAACGTATCCGGATGGCTTGCTTGGATGAATTTAGCACTCGATTCATAGGCTCCGACTTCCGTCCCAAGCTTAGTGTCTGA
- the LOC118035122 gene encoding xanthine dehydrogenase 1 isoform X2 gives MHYAVNACLAPLYSVEGMHIITVEGVGNRKIGLHPIQESLARSHGSQCGFCTPGFIMSMYALLRSSEVPPTEEQIEECLAGNLCRCTGYRPIIDAFQVFAKTDDAFYTNTSSSSLQSGEFLCPSTGKPCSCKSKGLNGAGTCKQSTAGNKYEPVSYSEVDGSTYTDKELIFPPELLLRKLTPLNLNGFGGLKWFRPLKIQHLLELKAKYPDAKLVMGNTEVGIEMRLKRIQYKVLISVAHVPELNILNVKDDGLEIGAAVRLTELLQMFRKVVNERAAHETSSCKAFIEQIKWFAGTQIKNVACIGGNICTASPISDLNPLWMAAGAKFQIIDCKGNIRTIMAENFFLGYRKVDLASGEILVSIFLPWTRPLEYVKEFKQAHRRDDDIAIVNAGMRVFLEEKGEDLVVSDALIVYGGVAPLSLSAVKTKEFIIGKNWDQELLQGALKFLEIDIFLKEDAPGGMVEFRKSLTLSFFFKFFLWVSQQISVKKSTGIPLSYLSAAQPFQRPSIMGSQDYEIRKHGTSVGSPEIHLSSRLQVTGEAEYTDDAPMPSHGLHAALVLSRKPHAKILSIDDSEAKSLPGIAGIFLAKDVPGDNQIGAVIHDEELFATQYVTCVGQVIGVVVADTHENAKLAAAKVVVEYEELPAILSIQEAVDAKSFHPNSERCLKKGDVDICFQSGQCDKIIHGEVHVGGQEHFYLETQSSLVWTMDCGNEVHMISSTQAPQKHQKYVAQVLGLPMSKVVCKTKRIGGGFGGKETRSAFIAAAASVPSYLLNRPVKLTLDRDVDMMITGQRHAFLGKYKVGFTKEGRLLALDLEIYNNAGNSLDLSLSVLERAMFHSDNVYEIPNIRILGRVCFTNFPSHTAFRGFGGPQGMLITENWIQKIAVELNKSPEEIREINFQGEGSILHYSQQLQHCTLGPLWNELKLSSDLLRAREDVKQFNLQNRWKKRGVAMVPTKFGISFTTKFMNQAGALVHVYTDGTVLVTHGGVEMGQGLHTKVAQVAASAFNIPLSSVFISETSTDKVPNTSPTAASASSDVYGAAVLDACEQIKARMEPVALKHNFSSFAELAGACYMQRIDLSAHGFYITPDIGFDWTTGKGNPFNYHTYGAAFAEVEIDTLTGDFHTRTANIILDLGYSINPAIDVGQIEGAFVQGLGWVAIEELKWGDAEHKWIPPGCLYTSGPGSYKIPSMNDVPFKFSVSLLKGHPNVKAIHSSKAVGEPPFFLASAVFFAIKDAIIAARAEVGHHEWFPLDNPATPERIRMACLDEFSTRFIGSDFRPKLSV, from the exons AT GCATTATGCAGTCAATGCGTGCTTGGCTCCTTTGTATTCTGTAGAAGGGATGCATATAATAACTGTGGAGGGAGTTGGGAACAGAAAAATTGGCTTGCACCCAATTCAA GAATCTTTAGCTCGCTCTCATGGCTCACAATGTGGATTTTGTACTCCTggatttattatgtcaatgtatGCACTGCTGAGGTCAAGTGAAGTACCACCAACTGAAGAGCAAATTGAAGAATGCCTTGCTGGAAATTTGTGTCGTTGCACTGGTTACAGACCAATTATTGATGCATTTCAAGTTTTTGCCAAAACTGATGATGCATTTTACACCAATACATCTTCATCAAGTCTTCAGAGTGGTGAATTTTTGTGCCCGTCAACTGGTAAACCCTGTTCGTGTAAATCAAAAGGTTTAAATGGTGCAGGAACCTGCAAACAAAGTACTGCCGGAAATAAGTATGAGCCTGTCTCTTATAGTGAGGTAGATGGGAGCACATATACAGACAAAGAGCTTATTTTTCCTCCCGAGTTGTTGCTGAGGAAATTAACTCCCTTAAATTTGAATGGATTTGGTGGGCTTAAGTGGTTTCGGCCATTAAAAATTCAGCATTTGCTGGAGTTAAAAGCAAAATACCCAGATGCAAAGCTGGTGATGGGTAATACTGAGGTTGGAATAGAGATGAGGTTGAAGAGAATCCAGTATAAGGTTTTGATATCTGTTGCTCACGTACCAGAACTCAACATCTTGAATGTCAAGGATGATGGTTTAGAGATAGGCGCTGCAGTAAGACTCACAGAACTCCTGCAAATGTTTAGAAAGGTCGTAAATGAGCGTGCTGCCCATGAGACATCATCATGTAAGGCCTTTATTGAACAAATAAAATGGTTTGCCGGGACACAGATAAAAAATGTTGCATGCATTGGAGGGAACATTTGTACAGCCAGTCCAATATCAGATTTGAACCCTCTCTGGATGGCTGCAGGAGCAAAATTTCAAATCATTGATTGCAAAGGAAACATTAGAACAATCATGGCTGAGAATTTCTTTCTGGGTTATCGAAAGGTGGATCTTGCAAGTGGTGAAATTTTAGTGTCAATATTCTTACCATGGACTAGGCCTCTTGAGTATGTAAAAGAATTTAAGCAGGCTCACCGAAGGGATGATGATATTGCAATTGTGAATGCTGGAATGCGTGTCTTTCTTGAAGAAAAAGGTGAAGATTTAGTTGTTTCAGATGCATTGATTGTTTATGGTGGGGTAGCTCCCTTATCTTTGTCTGCAGTAAAAACCAAAGAATTCATCATTGGGAAGAATTGGGATCAGGAGCTCTTGCAGGGTGCTTTGAAATTCTTAGAAATAGACATTTTTCTCAAGGAAGATGCTCCTGGTGGAATGGTGGAATTCAGAAAATCTTTAACTCTTAGcttcttcttcaaatttttCCTGTGGGTTTCACAACAAATTAGCGTGAAAAAATCCACTGGTATACCATTATCTTATCTGTCGGCTGCACAACCATTCCAGCGGCCATCAATCATGGGAAGTCAGgattatgaaattagaaaacatgGTACATCTGTGGGCTCTCCTGAGATTCATCTCTCGTCAAGACTTCAG GTCACAGGAGAGGCAGAATATACTGATGACGCACCAATGCCTTCCCATGGTCTGCATGCTGCTTTAGTATTAAGCAGAAAACCTCATGCAAAGATTCTTTCTATAGACGATTCAGAAGCCAAGTCTTTACCTGGCATTGCAGGAATATTTTTAGCCAAAGATGTGCCTGGTGATAATCAAATTGGAGCAGTGATTCATGATGAGGAGCTATTTGCTACACAGTATGTGACTTGTGTAGGACag GTTATAGGAGTAGTTGTTGCTGATACACATGAAAATGCAAAACTAGCTGCAGCAAAAGTTGTTGTTGAATATGAAGAACTCCCAGCAATATTGTCAATACAGGAAGCAGTTGATGCTAAAAGTTTTCATCCCAACTCAGAGAGGTGTTTGAAAAAGGGTGATGTGgatatttgttttcaatcagGTCAATGTGACAAGATCATCCATGGGGAAGTTCATGTGGGCGGGCAGGAACATTTTTACTTGGAAACACAGAGCAGTTTGGTTTGGACTATGGATTGTGGCAATGAAGTTCATATGATTTCCTCTACCCAA GCCCCTCAGAAGCACCAGAAGTATGTGGCTCAGGTCCTTGGTCTTCCAATGTCAAAAGTAGTTTGTAAAACCAAACGAATTGGTGGTGGATTTGGTGGAAAGGAGACTAGATCAGCTttcattgctgctgctgcttctgtcCCATCATATCTATTGAATCGGCCAGTGAAACTCACATTAGACAGAGATGTAGACATGATGATAACTGGACAGCGCCACGCTTTTCTTGGAAAGTACAAG GTTGGCTTTACAAAGGAAGGAAGATTGCTTGCTCTGGATCTTGAAATCTACAATAATGCTGGAAATTCATTAGACCTGTCTCTTTCTGTCCTTGAACGTGCAATGTTCCATTCTGACAATGTGTATGAGATACCAAATATCAGGATACTAGGAAGGGTTTGCTTCACTAATTTTCCCAGTCACACTGCTTTCCGAGGATTTGGAGGTCCTCAAGGTATGCTTATAACTGAGAATTGGATTCAAAAGATTGCCGTGGAGCTTAACAAAAGCCCAGAAGAGATAAGA GAAATTAACTTTCAAGGTGAAGGATCAATATTACATTACAGCCAACAACTTCAACACTGTACACTCGGTCCGCTCTGGAATGAATTGAAGTTATCTTCTGACCTTTTGAGGGCTCGTGAAGATGTTAAGCAATTTAATCTTCAGAATCGGTGGAAAAAACGTGGTGTTGCGATGGTTCCTACAAAATTCGGCATTTCGTTTACAACAAAGTTCATGAACCAG GCAGGTGCTCTTGTCCATGTCTACACAGATGGAACTGTTTTAGTTACACATGGAGGTGTTGAGATGGGCCAAGGTTTACATACAAAAGTTGCTCAAGTTGCTGCTTCTGCTTTCAATATTCCTTTAAGTTCTGTGTTTATATCAGAGACAAGTACTGACAAG GTGCCTAATACATCACCAACAGCAGCTTCTGCAAGCTCTGATGTGTATGGAGCAGCAGTTTTGGATGCATGCGAGCAAATAAAGGCACGAATGGAGCCTGTTgctttaaaacataatttcagCTCGTTTGCTGAG CTGGCTGGAGCCTGCTACATGCAGCGAATAGACCTTTCAGCTCATGGATTCTACATTACACCTGACATTGGCTTTGACTGGACAACTGGTAAAGGAAACCCATTTAATTACCACACCTACGGGGCTGCATTTGCTGAGGTTGAAATTGACACGTTGACGGGAGATTTCCACACAAGGACAGCAAACATTATACTGGATCTTGGTTACTCTATCAATCCAGCCATCGATGTTGGACAG ATTGAAGGAGCATTTGTACAAGGTTTGGGATGGGTGGCCATAGAAGAACTTAAGTGGGGAGATGCAGAACATAAGTGGATCCCTCCTGGCTGTTTGTATACAAGTGGGCCTGGAAGTTACAAGATTCCTTCCATGAATGATGTCCCGTTCAAATTCAGCGTTTCACTTCTCAAG GGACATCCAAATGTAAAGGCTATCCACTCATCTAAAGCTGTTGGTGAGCCTCCATTTTTCCTGGCTTCAGCTGTCTTTTTTGCCATCAAAGATGCTATTATAGCTGCAAGAGCAGAGGTTGGGCATCATGAGTGGTTTCCTCTCGATAATCCAGCAACACCTGAACGTATCCGGATGGCTTGCTTGGATGAATTTAGCACTCGATTCATAGGCTCCGACTTCCGTCCCAAGCTTAGTGTCTGA
- the LOC118035120 gene encoding vicilin-like seed storage protein At2g28490, whose protein sequence is MGNGAAHLLLLLVLCYGVTMAVGLYREEKEDWRGDRDETHIDREEEWLLLQDSKPVVKTDAGEMRVLRNYGGRIIDRPMHIGFITMEPRTLFVPQYIDSSLILFIRTGEAKVGLIYKDELAERRLKIGDIYRIPAGSAFYLMNAEEGQRLNIICSIDPSESLGLSFFQSFYIGGGTYPTSILAGFELETLSTAFNVTADEVTEIMTRQHEGPIVFVGDSRAPRPSLWTKFLQLKEQDRLQHLKRMVKFQQQPSQGEEQRTWSWRKLLISIFGQENKKKGEKVGKSPDSYNIYDRRPDFRNNYGWSIALDESDYQPLKYSGIGVYLVNLTAGSMLAPHVNPTATEYGIVLRGSGRIQIVFPNGTQAMDAIVKEGDAFWVPRYFPFCQIAARSGPFEFFGFTTSARENRPQFLVGANSILQTLRSPVLAAAFGVSEDRINRVIKAQREAVILPSASAAPPDEEEGVAKFERVQKVIKSFGNEVIMGFD, encoded by the exons ATGGGAAATGGAGCTGCCCATCTGCTCTTGCTGCTTGTGCTCTGTTATGGGGTCACAATGGCAGTGGGGTTATATCGAGAGGAAAAGGAAGACTGGAGAGGAGACAGGGATGAGACACACATAGATAGGGAAGAAGAGTGGTTATTGTTGCAAGATTCAAAGCCTGTGGTGAAAACTGATGCTGGGGAAATGAGGGTGCTCAGGAATTATGGTGGAAGGATTATAGATAGGCCTATGCATATCGGGTTCATTACGATGGAGCCCCGAACTCTTTTTGTTCCTCAGTATATCGACTCCAGCTTGATCCTCTTCATTCGGACAG GGGAAGCCAAGGTTGGATTGATCTACAAAGATGAGTTAGCAGAAAGACGATTAAAGATCGGGGACATCTATCGAATTCCTGCTGGCTCGGCATTCTACTTGATGAACGCAGAGGAGGGGCAGAGACTTAACATCATTTGCAGCATTGACCCATCTGAGAGTTTGGGATTGAGTTTTTTCCAG TCCTTCTACATTGGTGGGGGAACCTATCCAACATCAATTCTTGCTGGTTTTGAGCTAGAAACCCTTTCAACTGCCTTCAAT GTGACAGCAGATGAAGTAACTGAAATCATGACCAGGCAACACGAGGGTCCGATAGTTTTCGTAGGTGATTCTAGGGCACCAAGGCCAAGCTTATGGACAAAATTCCTTCAGCTGAAGGAGCAAGATAGACTACAGCACCTGAAAAGAATGGTGAAATTCCAACAACAACCCAGTCAAGGAGAGGAGCAAAGGACATGGTCATGGAGGAAACTCTTGATTTCAATATTTGGACAGGAAAATAAGAAGAAAGGTGAAAAAGTTGGCAAATCCCCTGATTCATACAATATCTATGATAGACGGCCTGACTTTAGAAACAACTATGGGTGGAGCATTGCCCTTGATGAGTCTGATTATCAGCCTTTGAAATACTCTGGCATCGGTGTCTATCTGGTTAACCTTACTGCG GGATCAATGTTGGCGCCTCATGTGAACCCAACAGCAACAGAGTACGGAATTGTTTTGAGAGGGAGCGGCAGAATACAGATTGTGTTTCCAAATGGAACACAAGCGATGGATGCTATAGTAAAAGAAGGCGATGCTTTCTGGGTTCCAAGATACTTCCCCTTCTGTCAAATTGCAGCTCGGTCAGGTCCTTTCGAGTTCTTTGGATTCACAACTTCAGCTCGCGAGAACAGGCCACAGTTCCTGGTTGGGGCAAACTCAATTCTTCAAACCTTGAGAAGCCCCGTGCTTGCGGCTGCTTTTGGTGTGAGTGAGGATAGGATTAATCGTGTCATCAAGGCACAGCGCGAGGCTGTTATATTGCCTTCAGCAAGTGCAGCACCACCAGATGAGGAGGAGGGGGTGGCCAAGTTCGAGAGGGTGCAGAAGGTGATCAAGAGCTTTGGCAACGAAGTGATTATGGGTTTCGATTAG